Within Fervidobacterium thailandense, the genomic segment CATCGTCATCACTATCTGTGGTTTTAGACCGTACTCCTCCTGGATCTTCCTCCCAACCAAGAGGTTGAAGAGCTGATCTGTCCCACCAAGCTCAACATCCGCCTGAATGGCCACCGAATCGTACGCTTGCGCAAGTGGATACAGAAACTCCGCGATACTTATCGGGCTTCCCTCAGCGTAACGTTTCGCAAAATCCTCACGCTCAAGCATCCGCGCAACTGTATACTTCCCGGCGAGTTTGACGACATCGGCAAAGGTCATAGCACCGAGCCATTCGTTGTTGTAGCGGATCTCGGTCTTTTCCCTATCCAGTATCATGAACGCTTGCTGTGCGTATGTTTTGGCGTTTTCCTGAACTTCCTCCCTGGATAGCATGGGGCGTGTGGTGTTTCGGCCGGAGGGATCTCCAATCATCGCGGTGAAATCACCAATGATGAGGATAACGTGGTGCCCAAGATCTTGGAACTCTTTCAGTTTTCTGAGCACCACGGCATGCCCAAGATGAAGGTCCGGTCTTGACGGATCAACACCGAGTTTCACACGCAAAGGTCGGCCAGTTTTCAGTCTCTCAAGCAGTTCCTCCTCGTTTACAAGGTCTACGACGTTCCTCTTCAGGATCTCAAGTTGACGTTCCGGCGATAACATGAAACCAGCCTCCTAAGACATTGGGAAGAATCATCAATAAACGTTTCTATCCCGTCAACGCACGATTACGAACGAAACCAGAAAGCACATGGCAAAGAACGCGATGGCCAAACCGACGGTTATCTTTCCAGATGTATCGAGCCCTCTTTTCCTACCAAACATCGTATAGGCCGCACCGGAACCGAAAGCTCCACCAAGTTCGGAGAACTTCTCCATCTCCTGAAGGACCATGAAGATGAGGCCAGCTGAAATGAGTGCGTGGATTACCAAGAGTATCACCGCAAGCATGAAAACACCTCCAGTTTGTTTTAATTTGGAACAAGTGCTCGGAGAAAATTATATCATAGCGGTTCTAAATTTTGTACTCCTTTTCCTTGAGCAGCGGTGTTCAGAAGAGTGTAGCCTGATCCGTTTCGGGTAGACCGTCGAGTACCCCGAGCCTTCTGAGTACTTCGATTTGCGCTTTCGTCACTTTTGCACGGTTTGCCAAATCCTCTACCGAGGTGTACATCTTCTCATTTCTTTTCTCAACTATCGCGCGGGCAACGTTCTCACCTATACCACGGATTTTGTTGAACGGGATGATGAGGTCCTTTCCATCGATGATGAACCTCGTTGCATCGCTTCTTCGTAAATCTGGCTTTTTGAATCCAAATCCCCTGAGCATCATCTCGAGTGCGGCCTGGAGTACTTTTTCTTCGTTCTTTTCTTTGACGTCTTTCTTAACGTTCGCAGCCAGCTCGTTTAGTCTACGCTTTATCGCATCTTTACCTTTAAGTATGAACTCGGCGTCGAATTCGTCACCTTTTGTGGAAAAGAAGGCCGCGTAGAAGGCAAGAGGGTAATGGACTTTAAAGTACGCGATTCTGAATGCCATACTCACATAAGCCACGGCGTGCGCCTTTGGAAAGAGGTACTTGATCTTCTGACATGACTCTATGAACCAATCCGGTACACCGTACTCTTTCATCAACTGAACTTCCTCTTCCTTCAATCCTTTACCTTTTCGAACGTTCTCCATGATCTTGAACGCCGCCGCGGGTGGTACTCCTTTGTGGATGAGATAAAGCATGATGTCGTCACGACATGAGATAACCTCCGAAAGTGTGGCAATTTTCTTCTGGATGAGTGTCTGCGCATTTCCGAGCCACACGTCTGTTCCGTGCGAAAGCCCGGAAATCCTCACGAGCTCGGCAAATGTCTTCGGCCTTGTCTCGCGCAGCATTCCCATGACAAAATCCGTACCAAATTCGGGAATCCCTATCGTTCCCACGTCCGTTCCCAGCTCCTCCGGATCAACCTTGAGGACTTTTACGGACGAGAAGATGCTCATGGTGTCTTTATCGTCCATCGGAACGGTCATCGGATCCACTCCGCTGTATTCGTGGAGGAGTTTTATCATCGTTGGATCATCGTGACCGAGCGCATCGAGCTTTACAAGGTCGTCGTGAATGGATTCGTACGCAAAGTGTGTGGTGAAGACGCCGGCCTTCTTGTCGTTCGCCGGGTATTGATACGGAGTGAAGTCGTGGATATCCATGTCGCTGGGAACTATCATCAATCCTCCCGGATGTTGACCGGTCGTACGTTTAACTCCCGTAACGTACATGGCAAGACGCTCTTGCTCGGCCGGGTGGAGGGGGTTGACGATCTTACCGGTTTTGTCCTCCATGTAAGATTTAACGAAACCGACCGCGCTTCTGTCGGCGATCGTGTTTATCGTACCGGCCCTAAAGACGTAAGACTTTCCGAACAGTTCTTCTATGTACCTGTGCGCTCGTTCCTGGTACTCGCCCGAGAAGTTCAAATCAATATCTGGAACCTTATCTCCCTCAAAGCCCATGAAAACTTCGAACGGTATATCCTGTCCAGCCTTTTGTAGTTTTGCGCCACACCTTGGGCAGCGTTTATTTGGTAGATCGTATCCTGAGCCGTACTCCTCGTGGAACTCCACGTACTTACAATCCGGACATCTGTAGTGTGCCGGCAGTGGATTGACCTCGGTTATTCCCACAAGGTGGGCAACGAGCGACGAACCTACCGAGCCACGTGAACCGACCACGTAGCCATCTTCGGCAGCTTTCTTAACAATCAGGTGAGCTATCATATAAAGCACGGCGTAACCGTGCCCTATGATGCTGTTGAGTTCCCTCTCAATGCGCTTTTCAACAAGCTCCGGGAGCGGGTTTCCGTAGAGCTCGTAAGCCTTTTGGTAGGTCATTTCCCTGAGACGCTCTTCTGCACCCTCAATTTTCGGTGGGTGTAGTTTCTTTTCAACTGGTTTAATCTCTTCAATACTCTCGGCGATCCTGTTTGGATTGTGGATGACTACCTCCTCGGCGATTCCCTCGCTTTCGAATATCTCAAAAGCCGCTCTGAGCATTTCTTCCGTTGTTCTGAGGTAATAATTTGCCTCCGCGTCCTCGACGTTACTCTGTGGTGCGAGGAGTACCTTTCTGGCTTTGATGTCCTCGGGATCCAAAAAGTGCGCGTTCGACACCATGACAACCGGCATGTTCAATTCCTTTGCAACTTCGTACAGAAGCTTGTAGGCTTCTTTGGCCTCTTCCGGTGTGAATTCCTCGGAAACGATCGTGTCCAGTGGGACGATTTCGACATAATCGTAGAATTTGAGTGCTTCAAGTAGTGCCCCTCTGTCACCTTTTAATGCGATCTCAAAAATCTCGGAGTTCGGGCACCCGGTACCTATGAGTAAACCTTCCCGGTGAGTCTCCAGATCGGAACGTAGCACCTGTGGAACGGTGAAGAAGGTTTCCGTGTGGGATTTTGAGATGAGTTTGTAGAGGTTTTTTAAACCCGTTCTATTCCGTACGAGTACGGTAAGGTGTTTTGGATGCTTTGTTAGCGGGTTGATCGTTTCGACGAGTTTGTTCAACTTATCGAAGGTCGTTATCGATCTCTTCTTGGCAAGGTCTATGAGTTTCCAGAAGACCTTCACCGTGATCCTCGCATCGTCGAGAGCCCTGTGGTGCTGGAAAGTCCCGAGCCCGAAGTAATCGACGAGTTTATCGAGAGAGAATGATTTTATCTTGTTCTTCAAGAGCGCGTTGGCAAGCCTGAGTGTATCGATGTACGGTGGGTTGAAGCTGAAACCGAATTTCGAGAAGGTGTTCTGAAGAAAAGTGACGTCAAAGTCCGCGTTGTGTGCAACAATAACGCAACCTCCGAGGAACTCGTAGAGTTTACCAACCACATCCTCTATCCGTGGAGCGTTTTTCAACATCTCTTCGGTGATTCCTGTTATCCTAAGGCTTTTTTCCTTCAACTGGTCCGGTTTAACGAACGTGTGGAATTCTTCGATCACTTCCCCGTTTCTTGTTTTAACAGCTCCTATTTCCATGATTTCGTCCTGTCTTGGGTTGAGCCCCGTCGTTTCAAGGTCAATAACGACGTAAGTAGCTTCGGAAATCTCGCCATCGATGGGATTTATCATGATCTGTTTGGGATCGTGTGCAACGTACAACTCGGCACCGAAAATGGGTTTCAAACCGTTTGACGATGCCAACTCGTAGAACTCGGGTATTGCCTGAACGTTTCCATGATCCGTAACCGCGAGAGCCTTCCAACCCCAGTCCCGTGCAACGCGGACGTACTCTTCAACGCTCAGAACGCTGTCCAGGTCGCTCATCTTTGTGTGCGCGTGCAGTTCTACGCGCTTTTGAGGGGCGTTATCCATCCTGTCGAGCGGTGGAATCTCGGTTGCGTTCTCGCTTTTGAAGAACGTTACTCCGAATTTGTCCACGTCCAAGG encodes:
- a CDS encoding PolC-type DNA polymerase III, giving the protein MIYTFKVSKPLSNIGKKLGLDVSGVLKRVIYDRQRQCVTFVVENFSGELESFRESLCNYIGVHVEVLNEKSENHSQLSETELKERTFRLLNGSGRYLDRIEIDGDRLIIYAIGEFGKSHILSRLKKVKPQLPFKEFVVELSNVEVKIDPKEVLTQVSTISTDSSNPDDGGADDVIDLTREKIEEFLKNIYSPSNMPQTKKRSKLYGKVFKIDRPSEEVLNVYITDKKDSTLCKFFNSKAKLYGDKISEGKWYIFTGTLDVDKFGVTFFKSENATEIPPLDRMDNAPQKRVELHAHTKMSDLDSVLSVEEYVRVARDWGWKALAVTDHGNVQAIPEFYELASSNGLKPIFGAELYVAHDPKQIMINPIDGEISEATYVVIDLETTGLNPRQDEIMEIGAVKTRNGEVIEEFHTFVKPDQLKEKSLRITGITEEMLKNAPRIEDVVGKLYEFLGGCVIVAHNADFDVTFLQNTFSKFGFSFNPPYIDTLRLANALLKNKIKSFSLDKLVDYFGLGTFQHHRALDDARITVKVFWKLIDLAKKRSITTFDKLNKLVETINPLTKHPKHLTVLVRNRTGLKNLYKLISKSHTETFFTVPQVLRSDLETHREGLLIGTGCPNSEIFEIALKGDRGALLEALKFYDYVEIVPLDTIVSEEFTPEEAKEAYKLLYEVAKELNMPVVMVSNAHFLDPEDIKARKVLLAPQSNVEDAEANYYLRTTEEMLRAAFEIFESEGIAEEVVIHNPNRIAESIEEIKPVEKKLHPPKIEGAEERLREMTYQKAYELYGNPLPELVEKRIERELNSIIGHGYAVLYMIAHLIVKKAAEDGYVVGSRGSVGSSLVAHLVGITEVNPLPAHYRCPDCKYVEFHEEYGSGYDLPNKRCPRCGAKLQKAGQDIPFEVFMGFEGDKVPDIDLNFSGEYQERAHRYIEELFGKSYVFRAGTINTIADRSAVGFVKSYMEDKTGKIVNPLHPAEQERLAMYVTGVKRTTGQHPGGLMIVPSDMDIHDFTPYQYPANDKKAGVFTTHFAYESIHDDLVKLDALGHDDPTMIKLLHEYSGVDPMTVPMDDKDTMSIFSSVKVLKVDPEELGTDVGTIGIPEFGTDFVMGMLRETRPKTFAELVRISGLSHGTDVWLGNAQTLIQKKIATLSEVISCRDDIMLYLIHKGVPPAAAFKIMENVRKGKGLKEEEVQLMKEYGVPDWFIESCQKIKYLFPKAHAVAYVSMAFRIAYFKVHYPLAFYAAFFSTKGDEFDAEFILKGKDAIKRRLNELAANVKKDVKEKNEEKVLQAALEMMLRGFGFKKPDLRRSDATRFIIDGKDLIIPFNKIRGIGENVARAIVEKRNEKMYTSVEDLANRAKVTKAQIEVLRRLGVLDGLPETDQATLF
- the tyrS gene encoding tyrosine--tRNA ligase, which gives rise to MLSPERQLEILKRNVVDLVNEEELLERLKTGRPLRVKLGVDPSRPDLHLGHAVVLRKLKEFQDLGHHVILIIGDFTAMIGDPSGRNTTRPMLSREEVQENAKTYAQQAFMILDREKTEIRYNNEWLGAMTFADVVKLAGKYTVARMLEREDFAKRYAEGSPISIAEFLYPLAQAYDSVAIQADVELGGTDQLFNLLVGRKIQEEYGLKPQIVMTMPIIEGTDGKLKMSKSYNNYIGFTDEPKDMYGKVMSIPDELIVKYARLLTDTPEEVLTKMEREISEKLVNPRDYKMWLAREIVKQFHGEEKAKEAEEYFVTVFQKKEIPDEMPQVQVPKGSYNVVDLLEKLNIGSRSEIKRLIMQGGVYWDSNRIDNFKSSVEIVGEHILRIGKRVFIRVLGI
- the secG gene encoding preprotein translocase subunit SecG codes for the protein MLAVILLVIHALISAGLIFMVLQEMEKFSELGGAFGSGAAYTMFGRKRGLDTSGKITVGLAIAFFAMCFLVSFVIVR